The Primulina tabacum isolate GXHZ01 chromosome 16, ASM2559414v2, whole genome shotgun sequence genome window below encodes:
- the LOC142530070 gene encoding peptidyl-prolyl cis-trans isomerase CYP26-2, chloroplastic-like produces MHSSSRFLCQIHQLPLKPLQFPVTQTPPNPILRRDLTFSSLLLIMMDPLNPQPLRAETLVITPDKAIVPCVDKNPETGKQAFLDVSINGEPVGRIVIGLYSDVVPSGSSRFSGLVSGAGGVSYRSKEFVKIMPNYVQHGGLRYYGGDAEIARKTGSKLPVLDGLVDELEKQNGSCVGTKNVAKSVSIIVRDPLKPPPKLSLVATEGKLEIGQDEVGTDPNGTEFVIPTKDSPELDASALVVGRVIEGMDVVERIGRVETVKDNTSSPYFRVAKLIGDKRAVVAERGFNIAERGFNRPHSKVVITNCGLIMDTT; encoded by the exons ATGCATTCTTCATCACGGTTTCTGTGTCAAATCCACCAGCTTCCCCTGAAGCCACTTCAGTTTCCTGTGACGCAAACTCCCCCCAATCCAATCCTCCGCCGGGACTTAACCTTTTCGTCCTTGCTGCTAATCATGATGGACCCTCTCAACCCGCAACCACTTCGAgcagaaacattggtgattacACCGGATAAGGCCATTGTTCCATGCGTGGATAAAAACCCAGAAACGGGAAAGCAAGCATTTCTTGATGTGTCCATAAATGGGGAGCCTGTTGGCAGAATCGTGATTGGACTGTACAGCGACGTTGTCCCATCTGGGTCATCCAGGTTTAGTGGTCTTGTCTCCGGGGCAGGGGGCGTGAGCTACCGCAGTAAAGAGTTCGTAAAAATCATGCCTAACTACGTGCAACATGGTGGGCTTCGATATTACGGTGGGGATGCGGAGATAGCCAGGAAAACCGGGAGTAAATTGCCGGTACTCGACGGTTTAGTGGACGAATTGGAGAAACAGAATGGTTCTTGTGTAGGGACCAAGAACGTGGCCAAAAGTGTGAGCATTATTGTGAGGGATCCATTGAAACCGCCTCCGAAGCTGTCGCTGGTTGCGACAGAAGGGAAGCTGGAAATCGGTCAAGACGAAGTCGGAACGGATCCGAACGGGACGGAGTTCGTGATTCCGACGAAGGACTCGCCGGAATTGGATGCCTCTGCTTTGGTGGTGGGGAGAGTGATTGAAGGAATGGATgttgttgagaggattggcagagttgaaactgttaaagacaATACATCTTCTCCTTACTTTAG GGTGGCCAAGCTGATAGGAGACAAAAGGGCTGTGGTAGCAGAAAGAGGCTTCAACATAGCAGAAAGAGGCTTCAACAGACCTCACTCCAAAGTGGTGATCACAAATTGTGGACTCATCATGGACACTACCTAA